CTTCCGGAGGCCCTCCTCCTTGCGGCGCTCCTTGCCGCGGGGATCTTCGGCCTGTGGAAGCGGTCCCTTGCCGGGTTCGGCATCCTCTGGTTCTTCCTGCACCTCGTTCCGACGAACTCCTTCCTCCCCCGTCTTGATGTCGCGAACGAGCGCCAGCTGTACCTCGCCTCCTGGGGACTTTTCATGGCATTGGCGGCGGGCGCGGATCTTCTGCGGGAGAAACGGGGCGCGTGGCGGGTCACGGCGGTCGCCGCCGCGCTGGTCATCGCCCTCGGCGTGCTCACGGTGTCCCGGAACACGGCGTACCGCAGCGAGGTCGCCTTGTGGGAGGACACGGTGGGGAAATCCCCGGGGAAGGCGAGGGCATGGAACAACCTCGGCTATGCGTACGATCAGGCCGGGCGATTCAAGGAGGCCGAGGCGGCGTATCTGCGGGCCCTCCGCATCGATCCCGGGTATTCGCCCGCCAGGGGGAACCTCAAGTCGCTGCAGTCGCGATCGGATCCCGCTCGATAACGAAATTGTCCTTTGGAATCCGCCGGATTTCACAATCGCAGCTATCCGATTCCGACCATTTGGTAGAAGTTCCCGTTAATTCCGCTTTTTTACTTTTCGGCACAGGGGTTGCTTACTTCAAAACAACGAAACGTTTTCGTTCATGAAAACATGCGGACCTATTTTTCTTGAAGAAGGGAGAATTGGCGATGAGAATCAAGGGGATTTCGCTCGGCCTGGTGTTGTTGCTCGCGGTTCCGGTCGGGGGTGCGTGGGCTTCGGGTGGGATCTATGACGCCAGACACGGTGGTGCCGTTTCTCTTCCATCGCCGGGGAACGGTCCTGCGATCCGGCCTGCGGGGTTCAGCCTCTGCCCCACGATCGCCGAAACCGCTCTGGTGCAAGGCAAGGGGATCGATTACCTGCGGACCCGGGAATTCGCCGAAGCGGTGAGCGCCGTGGCGAGCGGGACATCCAGGTTCGCTCCCACGAGAGTGCCGGCGGAATGGAAGGGCGCGGCGAACCTCTGGAGGGTGACCGTCACTTCGAGCGGAAAAGCGAGGATCGTGGTGATGCCGTGGGAATCCGGGCCGGGCAGGCGTCAGGTTGCGCTCCTTCTCCCGAGCGGCGCCTTCGCCGAGCCGACGCAGGTTGGCCTCGATGACCGGTCCTGCAACTCCAACCTTTTGTTCCGGGCGTCGCTGGAGTACCGGTCGCGCCAGGGGCGGGAGGACGTTCCGTTGCTGTATCCCCATCTCGTTCGGAAGGCGGCTTCCGGAATCGGAAAAAAGATTGTCGCGAAGATGGAATCCGCGGTGCGTAGCGCGAAACGGGCGGACGATGTCTCTGCGCGGATCCTCCAGGCCGAGAAGGCTGGGGCGGGGGAGTGCCAGCCGCAAGAGCTCGCCCGGGCCAAGGCGGAACTGGCCGTCGCGCTTGGGGGGATCTCGGACCTCCATATCGACGCGGGTGTGACCGAAACCGTCCTGGCGCGTGCGGAACGCGCTTCCGCGGATCTGCTGACGGCAGGTCGCTATGCCTCGATCCACGGGACGTACTGCGGCCCGTAGCCCGCGGATATCGCCTCGTCAGGCCCGGTGGTTGTCGATCAGCGGGAACGTCTTCCCGAAGATGTAGGACCGCGCCTGCACGAGGAAGTCGTGCGGGAATCCGAGATCGATTTTGCTCGCCTCGTCCAGCCTCGCGAGTTGATCCGGTTCGATCATGGAATCGAGGCGCCCGAGATTGTCCCGCAGCTGCGCGACGGTTTTCGCCCCGACGATCGGAACGATTACCCCGAACGGCTGTTGCCGGACCCAGGCGAGCGCCACCTGCGGAGCGGAGCGGCCGGTCTCTTTTGCGACTTGAAGGACCGTCTCCGCGATCCGGACGCTCCGTTCCGTGACGACCGCTTCGGCCCACGCCTCGTCCTTCGTGTACCGCGCGCCGGAGGGCCGGTCTTTCGGCGATTTGTATTTCCCCGAAAGCACTCCTCCCGCAAGGACCCCCCACGGCGTCACGGCGAGGTCCAGCGCCTTCGCCATCGGCAGCAGGTCCCGCTCCGGCGTCCGGTCCGCCAGGTTGTACTGGATCTGCAAGGCGGCGAAGGGAGTCCAGCTTTTCAGCTCCGCGAGCGTGTTCGCCCGCGACGCGACCCAGGCGGGGGCGTCGGAGATCCCGACGTAGAGGACCTTGCCTGCCCGCACGACGTCGTCCAGCGCGCGCATCGTCTCCTCGAGGGGCGTCATCCCGTCCCAGGCGTGGACCCAGTAGAGGTCGATATAGTCGGTGTCGAGTCGCTTCAAGCTGGCGTCGAGCGACTGCACCAGGCTCTTCCGGTGGTTTCCGCCGCCGTTGGGATCGTCGGGGCTCATGCTCAGGGTGTATTTCGTGGCGAGGACGAACCGCTCCCTCCGGCCCTTGAGGAACTCCCCCACGAACTTCTCGCTTGTTCCGCCCGTGTACAGGTTCGCGGTGTCTACGAAGTTCCCGCCCGCGTCCGCGAACGCGTCGAAGATCTTCCGGCTTTCCTCCTTCGACGCCCCCCAGCCCCACTCCTCCCCGAACGTCATCGTTCCAAGGCACAGCTCCGAGACCCGCAGACCCGTCTTCCCCAGCAGCTTGTACCGCATCGAGAATGCCTCCTTTCGAATCCGCGAGATATCCAATGATCCATTATAGTTGAGCGGATGAGGAAGATCGATCCTGCGCTCAGACAGGATATAATGCATCGAAGACGGGAGCAGTGATGAAATCGATGCGCGCCGACGGGCGCAAGTCTCGGGACATCCGGGCGATCTATATATCTCTCGGGGTGCAGAAGCACGCCGAAGGGTCCGTGCTGTTCGCGATGGGGGACACACGGGTGGTGTGCGCGGCGACGATCGAGGAGCGGGTTCCCCCGTTCCTGCGCGGCGCGGGAAAAGGGTGGGTCACCGCGGAGTACTCGATGCTTCCGCGGGCGACGAACACCCGGGTCGCCCGGGAAGGGCGGACGGGGAAAGTGCAGGGTCGCACGCACGAGATCCAGCGGCTGGTGGGACGGTCGCTCCGGGCGGTGGTCGACTTCGAAGCGCTCGGCGAGCGCACGGTGACGATCGACTGCGACGTGCTGCAGGCCGACGGGGGGACGCGCACCGCCTCCATCAACGGGGCGTGGATCGCTCTATGGCAAGCGTGCCGGAAGCTGGCCGCCAAGGGGGCGGTCCCCCGCAATCCCGTGCGTGACCACGTGGTGGCGGTCAGCGTGGGGATCGTCGGAGGGCGGATCCTGGCGGACCTCGACTACTCCGAAGACTCCGGGGCGGACGTGGACATGAACGTGGTGATGACGGGGAACGGCCGGCTGATCGAGGTCCAGGGGACGGCGGAGCGGGAGCCGTTCACCAGGGAGCAGCTCGACGAGATGCTTTCGGCCGCGGCGTCCGCGGGGAAAAAGATTCTCAAGGTGCAGCGTCGTTTCGCGGAAGGGGGGTCGCGATGAGGCTCCTGATCGCGTCGAAGAACCGGGGGAAGGTGGTCGAGATCCGGGCGCTTCTCGGGCTTGCCCTGCAGAGGGTCGTCGAGGTCGTCACGCTGGCGCAGTTGCCCGACGTGGAGCAGCCGCGGGAGAGCGGGAAGACGTTCTCCGAAAACGCGCGGATCAAGGCGCTTCACTACGCCAAGGCGCACAAGATCCTTTGCATCGCGGACGACTCGGGCCTTGCGGTGGACCCGCTCGGTGGGCTCCCCGGGGTGCGCTCCGCGCGCTTCGCCGGGGAAGGGGCCACCGACGCGGCGAACAACGCGCATCTTCTCCACGAGCTGGCGCCGTTTCCTCGTCCCTGGAAAGCCGCGTTCGTCTGCGTGGCGGCGGCGGCGCTCCCGAACCGGGTGGTCGCGGAGGCGACGGGAAAAGCGGAGGGGGAGATCCTCCCCGAGGGGCGTGGGCGGGA
This window of the Deltaproteobacteria bacterium CG2_30_66_27 genome carries:
- a CDS encoding aldo/keto reductase codes for the protein MRYKLLGKTGLRVSELCLGTMTFGEEWGWGASKEESRKIFDAFADAGGNFVDTANLYTGGTSEKFVGEFLKGRRERFVLATKYTLSMSPDDPNGGGNHRKSLVQSLDASLKRLDTDYIDLYWVHAWDGMTPLEETMRALDDVVRAGKVLYVGISDAPAWVASRANTLAELKSWTPFAALQIQYNLADRTPERDLLPMAKALDLAVTPWGVLAGGVLSGKYKSPKDRPSGARYTKDEAWAEAVVTERSVRIAETVLQVAKETGRSAPQVALAWVRQQPFGVIVPIVGAKTVAQLRDNLGRLDSMIEPDQLARLDEASKIDLGFPHDFLVQARSYIFGKTFPLIDNHRA
- a CDS encoding ribonuclease PH; protein product: MRADGRKSRDIRAIYISLGVQKHAEGSVLFAMGDTRVVCAATIEERVPPFLRGAGKGWVTAEYSMLPRATNTRVAREGRTGKVQGRTHEIQRLVGRSLRAVVDFEALGERTVTIDCDVLQADGGTRTASINGAWIALWQACRKLAAKGAVPRNPVRDHVVAVSVGIVGGRILADLDYSEDSGADVDMNVVMTGNGRLIEVQGTAEREPFTREQLDEMLSAAASAGKKILKVQRRFAEGGSR
- a CDS encoding non-canonical purine NTP pyrophosphatase, RdgB/HAM1 family, encoding MRLLIASKNRGKVVEIRALLGLALQRVVEVVTLAQLPDVEQPRESGKTFSENARIKALHYAKAHKILCIADDSGLAVDPLGGLPGVRSARFAGEGATDAANNAHLLHELAPFPRPWKAAFVCVAAAALPNRVVAEATGKAEGEILPEGRGRDGFGYDPIFFVPFLGKTMAELPTEEKNRISHRGQALRALIAEMKTAGLLLS